GCTCTCTTCAATACAGGAGGTGGTGCTCTCTTCTCAGGCTTACCATTGTATTTTTTGCTTCTCCTTCTCGGATCACTCATTTTGAGAAAACGTCTGTGGCCAACATATCCAATCTTACTATTTAGGCCAATGGAAGGAGTGTTCATTGCAATTGGAACACGCCATATACCCTTTTGTGCTCCAACCAGACATTAGAGCATAAGCAGGAAAATCATTTATTGTCCACAACACTGTCGCACGCATTGAAAATACAGTTTCGTTGTAGGCATCTCGGGCTTCAACACCCGTCTCCCACAACTGTTTCAGTTCGTCAATTAACGGTCTCATAAATACATCTATGTCTTTCCCAGGAGATGATGGACCTGGAATCAATAAGGCTAGCAACAACGATTCAGAACTCAAATTATATGGGACACAAATAACTGGCCACAGGCTGTAAGAGTtgctcatgttgccaaatggattaaaatcgTCAGTAGCAAATCCCAGCCTGACATTTCTAGGTTCAACAGCAAAAGACGGATGAAGGCGGTCAAACCGCTTCCATTATTCAGCATCCGCAAGATGCCTAAGCACACCATCTTCCTTTGGTCTCTGTGAGTAATGCCACCGCATATCCTCTGTGTTGTGTCTTGAGCAATATAAATGGAAGTAACGCATAACTTTGTGAGGAACTTTTTTCCCTTTACCTTTTTGTTTCACCCATCGTGATTCGCCACATACAGGGCAAAACTCTTTCTTCTCATTCTCCTTCCAGAAAATGGCACAATTATACTTGCACACATCTATTGAGTcgtaacccaaacctagattgcGCAATCGCATCTTCGACTCATAATGCGACTTCGGTAATTTTTTCCCCTCCAGAAATAGTTCAATCAAGATAGACAACAACATATCGAAAGAGTGGTTACTCAACCTATTCAAAACCTTACAGTGCATAAGCTTTACCAGTGCATTGAGGGCTGATTTTTTGCAACCTGAATACAACTTAGACTCCATCTCCTTAAACAAGTCATCAAACTTGTTGTTGTCATTGATAGGGGGTTCATTGAAAGAATCAGTAGTGCTGGCAGATTCGTGAAACCCAGGGTCCCCTCTTAACATGTCTGCCAACACATCTGCCATTTCCTCTTCGTCATTTTCAGGAAGTTCAACTGCGGGCTGAGAAAAAGTCTCCCCATGGAAATACCAGGGGTTGTATGAAGGTTGGATCACGCTGAGAAATGAATGCACCCTTATAGTTGCAGGTGTGTGGAAATTCACATTCAAGCACCGCATGCATGGGCATCGAGCTAATCCGTTAGAATTCACGTGGTTCGTTGCAACCACAACAAACTTGTCAACACTACTTTGAAACTTTGTAGAGCGCCGGTGCGCCTTCATCCAACTTCGGTTGGTAGGCATCTTCCACTATGAagtaattatcaaaaaaaatttaaaaacaatcaagaaaatgtgcaagtgtcctaatccaccttctcactccattactaaaagggtaaagaacctatcccattcaggtttgtaatatacatatagtacaatatatgctcttaagattatttcatttttgtaaaaatttcggcagcacctCCCCACAGTTCTTATAAGTTAGCAAATTTATAGTAATTAAGTTTGTCGACTTACACGAACGTGTAAGAAGACATTGTACCAAAATATCTActaatgaaataatcaaataagcaaTAGATCATACTATAAGTATAGAAGAAACCCAAACTATCCATGCAGACAAACAGTCCTGGATAATTTGGAGAAGCGTATTTAAGAGTCCTTACTGACTCAGCCTTCCCAAACAGGTCTAAGGTATTTCGTGCatgtgtaaaattaaaaaaaaaattatcactatgtgataatacaaatacaaatacaattgttatatattatctttggtgtataaccaaagagatcaaaaaaagataataaaaattgtattttatgctattttacaaTATCTTATGCTCATTTGTACTTACTTTATAATTACACTTACTTTATGATAATTAGATTAAACTCTTacaattacattaaaattttattttattatttttttaaattataaatgtaaaagtttttaaaatttaaaaatatcacttgattacattttaaattttataataaatattaatttataattttttattttatttatttaaattacaaattACAAACTTTTTAATCTTCAAAATATCGTTTGCTTACATTTTcaattttctaataaatattcatttataattttctattttatttatttaacttaaaaATTACAACCTTTTTAAAGTTGATAATATCActtatttacattttaaaatttaacaataaatagtaatttataattttcacttttatttatttaaattaaagattacaaatttttttaaataaaaaaatattttgattacctattatattttataatatatactaatttataattttcaattttatttatttaaattaaagattactaattttttaaaataaaaaaaatatttttgtttacctattaaatatatataataaaagtaaaaatttaagTGCGCTAAGTAGaggtgtgcataaatcgattCAATCTAATTATAACCGATCGCTAAATATTAGATATCTAATTGTGATCGGATGGAATTGGATGCTATTTATTAATATCCAATTGAATCGGATTAAATATTGGATGTGGTGTCCAAAAATCCAATATATCTAATATCCAATATCAAACTCATTaacatttttatttagtttggatgaataattagatttatattgttataattaaaaatatatgagtatatgaaaattaagattaaaatttttcttttttttaattagattagattggatcCACTCCAATAAATACTGATTCTAAAAAATTGGATGGATCCGATCTgatccaaaaaatactaggtCTAAATCTTAATCAATCTTGCAATAAATATTCGAAATACATTCAATagatagaaccgatccaatccaacattcaatggatgttggatcgattagaatactaaaattaattagatcGTATCAGATCCGATAATGAAATCTAACATccaaatatataattagatcAGATTTCGATAGGCCTATTGAATGTAGTCCAATGAACACCAATACTAAGAACAAAGTGTCTAATTTATTAACTGTTCTTTcatcattaaattttattctagTCATACATAAATGATTCACATGATGAAACATGATATATTAGAAATGACTCACATGCACATAAACCCTAGaggaaacaaaattaaaatttcactAGCATAGTGAATATATACATGAGACGTTAAACACCAAACTTTAACAAAGTAGATAATTTATTTACATATCATATGGCATTGAAATTAAGAAGCTCGTTGGTGCTCTTGGAAAATATGGTAGAAGAAAAAGTTTTTAGTGTCATATAAGTTGTTACCAAAAGAAATAAATATGACATTAAAGCCCATGGACTATTGCAATGGTTACGACGAAATTCACTTGTCCATTTTGGCAACTTTTTTCGACAATGTTTCTCGATTTGTTTCTTGATTTTGATGTAGGCGTCTTCCTCATTATGCAAGAACACACAATTAGAGCCTAAGCTATTGAACAAATGGGCTACTTCATAATCGCTACTTAGACGATGGCAAAGTACGCCAACTTTCCTTAGCGCTTTAACATCTTCTTCATTATCAATAAGCAAATCCATCAAGTTAACATAGGAAGTTACCAAATAACAAGCTTCCTTAGTACTACTGTCCCTCAAGCACACTTCGTAAGCGACTAGGTTTAACAACTTACGTGCAGTTGAATTGTCCACATTTATCGGAGGAATGCTAAGATAACCACCAATGCCAAACCAACGACTATTGAACGAAACAGATCTCATGTTTTTAGAATCAGAAGATTTTATCTTTATCCCTGCTAATTTAAGTTCTTTGACATTTCGAAAAGACATTTTGTTGTCTTGTTGCATGTTCTCAAACATATCGAGCATATGTTTGGAGAACATGAAATTTTTACCCAAAAAACTTAAATAGCCCTTGTTACGATCATGACTTTCACCAACCTTATCATGATCATGATTATCGCCAAGTATTATTATGGATCGAAGAGCATCAAGAAGatgaattggaaaaattggcgctctttttaataatttaacgACTTTAAAATTCATAGCTTGACTCCAAGAATCAACTGGCgccataatattatttttcgaaacaAACATGTTGATGACATCCAAACAATACTCCTCCTTCATAACATTATCCATCTTTTCCATCAAACAATGAAGCAATTGAAATGGAACTTGATTCTCCAACAAAAACAAATCCTCGCATATCAATGCTGCGTCACCACTACTAATTCTCAACTCTTTCAATTTCCATCGAAAAACATAGCTATGTATGAACTGTAGTACTGCACACCCATCCAAGAACAATAACCAAACCAAAGACTCATTGTCTTACTCTGAAATCACTTGCTCGTCAAAGAAATCCACGATGAGATTATTATCTTCGATGTCTTTCGTGATTAGGTCAAGTAAGTCTTGCCATCTATTTTCTGTCCTCGTGATGAATTTTGCCGCCAAAATTATCTTGAGTTGTTTCGATCTTaacaattttaaatcaagtgCATGATGAATTGGACCGATTGCCAAAACTCTCGGCGCATAATAGTCCAATGATTTCTCATTTTGATGCATAACATTTGCAACACTTTGTATCTTTGTAATATTTGGTTCATTCATATTTGTTTCTGTTGATGTATTAGAAATATTATTTCCTTGCATAATATGTTTATCTAACATACCTTGAGTTTCGATCACTCAAGGCTTATTTTTACGATTGAGATAAActttcacatgatgatcaacTTGTTGATTCGTGTTATTTCTTCGAAAGTGAATATGTCGTTCTTCATTAATAATCATCT
This Cannabis sativa cultivar Pink pepper isolate KNU-18-1 chromosome 6, ASM2916894v1, whole genome shotgun sequence DNA region includes the following protein-coding sequences:
- the LOC133039527 gene encoding putative UPF0481 protein At3g02645, with translation MEKMDNVMKEEYCLDVINMFVSKNNIMAPVDSWSQAMNFKVVKLLKRAPIFPIHLLDALRSIIILGDNHDHDKVGESHDRNKGYLSFLGKNFMFSKHMLDMFENMQQDNKMSFRNVKELKLAGIKIKSSDSKNMRSVSFNSRWFGIGGYLSIPPINVDNSTARKLLNLVAYEVCLRDSSTKEACYLVTSYVNLMDLLIDNEEDVKALRKVGVLCHRLSSDYEVAHLFNSLGSNCVFLHNEEDAYIKIKKQIEKHCRKKLPKWTSEFRRNHCNSPWALMSYLFLLVTTYMTLKTFSSTIFSKSTNELLNFNAI